The following coding sequences are from one Vicugna pacos chromosome 11, VicPac4, whole genome shotgun sequence window:
- the LOC102525965 gene encoding small ribosomal subunit protein eS27-like produces MPVAKDLLHPSPEEKKRKHKKQHLVQSPNSYSMDVKFPGCYKITTVFSHAQTVVLCVGCSSVLCQPTGGKARLTERFSFRRKQP; encoded by the coding sequence ATGCCTGTTGCAAAGGATCTCCTTCATCCTTCTCcagaagagaagaagagaaaacacaAGAAGCAGCACCTGGTGCAGAGCCCCAATTCCTATTCTATGGATGTGAAATTCCCAGGATGCTATAAAATTACCACCGTCTTTAGCCATGCACAAACAGTAGTTTTGTGTGTTGGTTGCTCTAGTGTCCTCTGCCAGCCTACAGGAGGAAAAGCAAGGCTTACAGAACGATTTTCCTTCAGACGGAAGCAGCCCTAA